A genome region from Labrus mixtus chromosome 9, fLabMix1.1, whole genome shotgun sequence includes the following:
- the LOC132980753 gene encoding F-box only protein 40 has translation MVKTREKSAGRHEHCDKCYNLHCQAPVQVSLSCRIIKCHKNCGASFHMCKQEEHQLLCPNETVPCLNVFYGCPLTMLRHRQAKHLEVCSASVVCCSQEWNRWPVSDTDLTFYKNVSKSLQTEVNLDAALALRDQELLFRSIKMKNIFPELMVQDISDGVDNPVKEESSCSLVCCEFTSNGCTPMEEREPSQEERDALATNRNVENIQNYNTWEKIFNKDMEGCKQTVNNLNNREERGKENEKEESSNCQRETTDSHVSQEKSAPSMDGATGLAPWQDGVLQRLGKEVNIAEYNMYLVHNGAMLINFGQLAACTPREKDFVYGGLEPIEVKTVRTFNVPKSYRAKRSHLKDPARKAKTTQQSVDTADLGCSLDDLPKCDEVSTTLLCALEKELKGHLISESSSVDALYVDVGTQTYNFASAPFRQDASLADVIAEKPPGLYVHVEAESVTRRHNKTSSAFSYMCGHFFRRDEFRSHFRNVHSDIQASVSGWFQQRCPLAYLGCTFAQTRFHPSGRPATIKFCQDVSAFVLRPDVPSRHCADGETCSPLRNAKQNPDPLSSLPLEILQHVAAYLDSFTLVQLSKVSRLMREVCATLLQERGMVSLKWEKKTYSHGGSSWKCRKKVWEFSSLFSPVDRWSFRDTPSMSEHLKSCSFYQRDERSEPVALACPGEVMDKYAAVKNKR, from the exons ATG GTGAAGACCAGAGAGAAGTCTGCGGGCCGTCATGAGCATTGTGACAAGTGTTACAACCTCCACTGTCAAGCCCCCGTGCAGGTTTCTCTTTCATGCAGGATCATCAAGTGCCATAAAAACTGTGGGGCCTCCTTCCACATGTGCAAGCAAGAGGAACACCAGCTACTCTGTCCCAACGAGACGGTCCCCTGCCTAAACGTTTTCTACGGCTGTCCCCTCACCATGCTGCGCCACAGGCAGGCCAAACACCTGGAGGTGTGTTCTGCCAGCGTGGTCTGCTGCTCGCAGGAGTGGAACCGCTGGCCCGTTTCGGATACCGATCTGACCTTCTacaaaaatgtttccaaaagCCTTCAAACTGAGGTGAACCTTGATGCTGCTTTGGCTCTCAGGGACCAAGAGCTGCTGTTTCGATCCATCAAAATGAAGAATATTTTCCCTGAGTTGATGGTGCAAGATATTTCTGATGGGGTCGACAATCCTGTAAAAGAAGAGTCATCCTGTTCTCTAGTTTGTTGTGAATTTACATCAAACGGCTGCACACCGATGGAGGAAAGAGAACCGAGTCAAGAGGAGAGGGATGCTTTGGCAACGAACAGGAATGTAGAAAATATTCAGAACTACAACACCTGggagaaaatattcaacaagGATATGGAGGGTTGCAAGCAAACTGTCAACAACCTAAACaacagggaggagaggggaaaagaaaatgaaaaggaagAATCATCAaactgtcagagagagacaacagACTCACATGTGAGCCAAGAGAAATCTGCTCCAAGCATGGATGGTGCAACTGGCCTAGCGCCATGGCAAGACGGGGTCCTTCAGAGGTTAGGAAAGGAAGTCAACATAGCTGAATATAACATGTATCTGGTTCACAATGGGGCCATGCTGATTAACTTTGGCCAACTTGCTGCATGCACCCCCAGAGAAAAGGATTTTGTTTATGGCGGTCTGGAGCCAATCGAGGTTAAAACTGTCCGAACGTTTAACGTTCCTAAAAGCTATCGAGCAAAGCGCAGTCACTTGAAGGATCCCGCACGCAAGGCCAAGACAACTCAACAAAGTGTTGACACCGCAGACCTTGGCTGTTCGCTCGATGATCTTCCAAAGTGCGACGAGGTTAGCACCACACTCCTGTGCGCCCTCGAAAAGGAACTGAAAGGACATTTAATCTCAGAGAGCTCGTCCGTCGATGCTCTGTATGTCGATGTGGGAACACAGACTTACAACTTTGCCTCTGCTCCCTTCAGACAAGATGCCTCACTCGCTGATGTCATCGCAGAAAAGCCTCCCGGTCTCTATGTGCATGTGGAAGCAGAATCTGTCACcagaagacacaacaaaacaagctCAGCCTTCAGCTACATGTGTGGCCACTTCTTCCGCCGCGATGAATTCCGCTCTCATTTCAGGAATGTGCACTCTGACATACAGGCCTCTGTCAGCGGCTGGTTCCAACAACGCTGCCCCCTAGCATACCTCGGCTGCACTTTCGCCCAGACCAGGTTTCACCCTTCAGGTCGCCCAGCAACAATCAAATTCTGTCAAGATGTCAGCGCCTTTGTCCTCCGGCCTGATGTCCCTTCACGCCACTGTGCAGACGGGGAAACCTGCAGCCCTCTGAGAAATGCTAAACAAAATCCAGATCCCCTGAGCAGCCTGCCCCTAGAGATCCTGCAGCATGTTGCTGCTTACCTCGACAGTTTCACATTAGTTCAGCTGTCCAAGGTCTCCCGTCTGATGAGAGAGGTGTGTGCCACATtgctgcaggagagagggatggtCTCCCTCAAGTGGGAGAAAAAGACATACTCCCACGGGGGAAGCTCCTGGAAATGTCGAAAGAAG GTTTGGGAGttcagctctttgttttccCCTGTGGACAGATGGAGCTTCAGAGACACTCCCTCCATGTCAGAGCACCTGAAAAGCTGCTCCTTCTACCAGAGAGACGAGCGCTCTGAGCCGGTGGCTTTAGCCTGCCCGGGAGAGGTCATGGACAAATATGCAGcagtaaagaataaaagataa
- the ttc36 gene encoding tetratricopeptide repeat protein 36, with product MASAHDRAVLQAIFNPTTPFGDIPGLNQEEELIDDDSGFDTELLKQVKELEMHGVTAAEAGDLQAALQLFSQAIQILPGRASAYNNRAQALRLQGNTAGALEDLDRAISLSGSNDRTACQALVQRGLLHRLRCQNDEARADFEKAAALGSEFARQQAVVLNPYAALCNKMLTEVINKLRNPDVSEMQ from the exons ATGGCCTCGGCACATGACAGAGCTGTACTTCAAGCTATATTCAACCCCACCACCCCCTTTGGAGACATCCCTGGCCTGAACCAAGAGGAGGAATTAATTGATGATG ACAGTGGCTTTGACACAGAGTTGCTGAAGCAAGTGAAAGAGTTGGAGATGCATGGTGTCACGGCAGCAGAGGCTGGGGATTTGCAAGCTGCACTTCAACTGTTCAGCCAGGCAATCCAGATCTTGCCTGGGAGAGCTTCAGCCTATAACAACCGGGCTCAGGCCCTGCGGCTGCAGGGGAACACAGCAG GAGCGCTGGAAGACCTGGACCGAGCCATCTCTCTGAGCGGCAGCAATGATCGGACAGCCTGCCAGGCGCTGGTGCAGAGAGGCCTTTTACATAGATTAAGGTGCCAGAATGACGAAGCCAGAGCAGATTTTGAGAAAGCAGCTGCACTCGGGAGTGAATTTGCTCGACAGCAGGCAGTGGTTCTAAATCCGTATGCGGCCCTGTGCAACAAAATGCTGACAGAGGTCATCAACAAACTACGCAATCCTGACGTGTCTGAGATGCAGTAA